The genomic stretch TTATGACTCTGAATTTAAAATGGAATTAGTACTAGAAGTTCTTAAAGGTCGTAAAGCTTTCGAAGTAGCTGATGAATACAATGTTAGTTGTAATTCCATATATAACTGGAAACAAAAATTTCTTAATGGTGGTCTTAGTGGTTTAACTAATGACAACCAAATCAAATCTCAAAAAGATGCTGAGTTAAAAGAAAAAGAACAACAGATCCAAGAGATGAAAAAGATCATTGGTGAACAAAAAGTGCAAATGGAACTCCTCAAAAAAAAGCTCTGGCAGGACTAAATACTGATGATAAAGTTATGATCATTGATGATCTTAAATTTGATTATACAGTAACTAAATTATGTAAAACCTTTAATATTTCTAGGAGCACTTATTATTACCGCAAAAACAATAATGACAAGTCAGCTGACAGTACTGATAGCAAACTATATTCAGGCTATTCAGCTTATGATAAAGAAGGAAATTTAGTACCCGAAAAAAGAATAATTGAACTTGTTGAAAATTACTGTGACAAATATCCTTACTGGGGTTATAGAATGGTTACAGCCTACTTAAATTTCAAGCATAACTTAAAAGTTAATCATAAACGGATATATAGAATTATGAAGGTGCTCAATCTTTTACAAGATAGAATGACACCTAAGCCTGATAATTATCAACTTAAACAAAAGCACGAACTAACTGGGCCAGATCAGCTCTGGGAAATGGATATGGTCCAGATGTACATAGATAAAAGCGGCCAATGGGTCTATATGTTTGATATAATTGATGTCTATACTAGAGAAATAGTTGGCCATCATGAAAGTCTAAGATGCCGTACTAAAGAAGCTCTCAAAGCTTTAAAACAAGCAGTTGAATCCAGAGACACTAATAATTTAATCTTAAGAACAGATAACGGAACTCAATTTAGGAGTAGAAACTTTCAAAGATATCTCAAGCAAATATATATAGAACATGAGAGAATAGCAGTAAACACTCCTGAGGAAAACTCCCATATTGAGAGTTTTCATGGAACTCTTAAACGCTCTGAAGTCTATCAAAAGCACTATAAAGATATAATGGATTGCAAAGAATCCATAGCTGATTTTATTGATAGATACAACACTGATCGTCCTCATTCAGGGATAAATAGTATGCCACCAACTTATTATAAGAAACAGATCGTATAGATGGAATCAAATTAGTAGCATAATGGAGTAATTAGGTCAGATCATCTGTTAAAAAAGCTTAACATAATTTTGTCCAAAATAATAGGGGCAAGGACATACAAATATCATAGATGTTGTTATAATAATTGATATATAAATTTTCAATAGGGGGGGTAAATTGCATTTAAAGCTAGATTTTTATAAACAAGATGCAGTGGTTTTAGCTAAAGATTTATTAGGGAAAATATTGGTAAGAAATGTTGGAGATAGAGAGATAAGAGCTAGAATAGTGGAAACTGAGGCTTATGTAGGTCCAGAGGATAAGGGATGTCATGCTTATCAAAATAAAAAGACTGAGCGGACCAAAGTAATGTTTGAACGTGGAGGTCATGTTTATGTTTACTTGATTTATGGGATGCATCATTGCTTTAATGTAGTTGCTGCATTAAAAGGCAAGCCCGAGGCAGTTTTAGTACGGGCAGTAGAACCAATTGAGGGTTGGGAATTAATCAGACAGAATCGGCAAATTAAGAGTAATAAGGATGAAGATTTGACTAACGGTCCAGGTAAGCTATGTCAAGCTCTAAGCATAGATAAAGAATTAGATGGGCATGATTTAGTGGTTGGAGATAAGCTATATATAGAAAAAGAAGAAAATAAACAAGATTACGAAATTATTCCTAGTAAAAGGATAAATATAGATTATGCAGAAGAATATAAAGATAAGTTATGGCGTTTTTATATTAAAGGTAATTCTTTTGTTTCTAAGTAATCTTTAAAGCTAGAATTTAATATAATTAAAAATTAAGTTTGGAGGTTAGATTTAATGTCTGCGAGTCAAAGAAGAAAAGAAATTTTAAATTTATTATCAGCTAAGGAGAAGCCGATTATTGGTTCTAAATTAGCAGAAGAGTTTGGAGTTAGTAGACAGGTTATTGTTCAAGATATTGCTTTATTAAGAGCTGAAGGCGCGGAGATATTAGCTACATCTCAAGGGTATATTATGTCTGAGCAGAGTAATCAGATGGTAATGAGAACAATTGCTTGCAAACATGATGGAAGTGAGATAAAGGATGAGTTAGAAACTGTAATTAAATATGGAGGTCGAGTTAAAGATGTCATAGTAGAACATCCAATCTATGGTGAATTAAAGGGATTTTTAATGATTCAATCTAAAGAAGATTTAAAGACCTTTATGAAGAAGTCTAATCAAGATTCAGTTAAACCATTATTAACCCTAACTGAGGGAGTTCATTTACATACCATTGAAGCCTTAAATGAGGAGGTTCTGACTTTAATTGAAGAGAAATTAAGAGAAAAAGGATATTTACTTGAGTAGTTCATATTATTTTTTCTTACAGGTGTAAACACACTTGACATAACATATATCAAGGTATACAATTAACTTAACAAAATTATGCAGTTTAATAATTGGTAGGAGGATAATTAAAATGGCTTCTAAATTACCGGCAAGGATAACAAAATTGAAAG from Sporohalobacter salinus encodes the following:
- a CDS encoding transposase, whose product is MPKGKTYDSEFKMELVLEVLKGRKAFEVADEYNVSCNSIYNWKQKFLNGGLSGLTNDNQIKSQKDAELKEKEQQIQEMKKIIGEQKVQMELLKKKLWQD
- a CDS encoding IS3 family transposase; translation: MIIDDLKFDYTVTKLCKTFNISRSTYYYRKNNNDKSADSTDSKLYSGYSAYDKEGNLVPEKRIIELVENYCDKYPYWGYRMVTAYLNFKHNLKVNHKRIYRIMKVLNLLQDRMTPKPDNYQLKQKHELTGPDQLWEMDMVQMYIDKSGQWVYMFDIIDVYTREIVGHHESLRCRTKEALKALKQAVESRDTNNLILRTDNGTQFRSRNFQRYLKQIYIEHERIAVNTPEENSHIESFHGTLKRSEVYQKHYKDIMDCKESIADFIDRYNTDRPHSGINSMPPTYYKKQIV
- a CDS encoding transcription repressor NadR, with translation MSASQRRKEILNLLSAKEKPIIGSKLAEEFGVSRQVIVQDIALLRAEGAEILATSQGYIMSEQSNQMVMRTIACKHDGSEIKDELETVIKYGGRVKDVIVEHPIYGELKGFLMIQSKEDLKTFMKKSNQDSVKPLLTLTEGVHLHTIEALNEEVLTLIEEKLREKGYLLE
- a CDS encoding DNA-3-methyladenine glycosylase; amino-acid sequence: MHLKLDFYKQDAVVLAKDLLGKILVRNVGDREIRARIVETEAYVGPEDKGCHAYQNKKTERTKVMFERGGHVYVYLIYGMHHCFNVVAALKGKPEAVLVRAVEPIEGWELIRQNRQIKSNKDEDLTNGPGKLCQALSIDKELDGHDLVVGDKLYIEKEENKQDYEIIPSKRINIDYAEEYKDKLWRFYIKGNSFVSK